Proteins encoded in a region of the Pseudothermotoga elfii DSM 9442 = NBRC 107921 genome:
- a CDS encoding replication-associated recombination protein A, with amino-acid sequence MPENLSNVPLAERVRPKNVEDLVGQQHVMGKEGILRKALEKGMMFSCVLYGPPGCGKSSIAELIRKHVDAEFFFFSGALHGANDIKQAMNRAQEMKRYGKQTIIFIDEIHRLNKAQQDLLLSKVEDGTITLIGATTENPSFEIIPPLLSRCRVIFLKPLSNEELIKIMKRAIIVDEKIASYEINVTDEVFQAIAQMSQGDARFALNTLEIAIEAARGMNQKIVDFNVLQASSGYKPHGYRKEEHYDFASAFIKSLRGSDPDAALYYMARMIDSGEDPMFIARRMIILASEDIGLADPMALLVATSAAQAVEYVGLPECALNLAQAAIYLAAAPKSNSVYLALEKAKDVAKRSTGVQVPLFLRNPVTKLMKNSGYGEEYIYPHETGGFVKRSYMPDELSRIKIYTPKSIGKEENIKKRLEELWGKEKYSKGEDDEEG; translated from the coding sequence GAAAAATGTAGAAGATTTGGTCGGTCAGCAACATGTGATGGGAAAAGAAGGTATACTACGGAAAGCCCTTGAAAAAGGGATGATGTTTTCTTGTGTACTCTATGGTCCACCCGGATGTGGAAAGAGTTCAATAGCAGAACTCATAAGAAAACATGTGGATGCGGAATTTTTCTTCTTCAGCGGGGCTCTACACGGCGCAAACGACATAAAGCAAGCGATGAACAGAGCTCAAGAGATGAAAAGATATGGCAAACAAACTATTATTTTCATAGATGAAATCCACAGACTTAACAAAGCTCAGCAGGACCTTCTTTTGTCGAAAGTAGAGGATGGTACTATAACACTGATTGGAGCGACAACTGAAAATCCATCCTTTGAGATAATTCCTCCTCTCCTCTCGAGATGTCGGGTGATCTTTTTAAAACCCCTTTCTAACGAGGAATTGATAAAAATTATGAAAAGAGCAATTATAGTAGACGAGAAAATAGCAAGTTACGAGATCAATGTAACTGACGAGGTTTTTCAGGCTATAGCCCAGATGTCTCAAGGAGATGCGCGATTCGCCTTGAATACTCTTGAAATAGCTATCGAAGCTGCTCGAGGAATGAATCAAAAAATAGTTGATTTCAATGTACTTCAGGCAAGCAGCGGTTACAAACCCCATGGTTACAGGAAAGAAGAACATTATGATTTTGCATCGGCTTTTATCAAAAGCTTGCGTGGAAGTGATCCTGACGCGGCACTTTACTATATGGCACGTATGATAGATTCTGGGGAAGATCCCATGTTCATAGCAAGAAGGATGATAATTCTTGCCAGTGAGGACATAGGCCTCGCAGACCCGATGGCTTTACTGGTTGCAACGTCTGCTGCTCAGGCTGTTGAATATGTGGGATTACCAGAATGTGCTTTGAATCTTGCTCAGGCAGCCATATATCTTGCAGCTGCTCCCAAGAGCAATTCAGTCTACTTAGCACTTGAAAAAGCAAAGGATGTTGCAAAACGTTCAACAGGTGTCCAGGTACCTCTTTTCTTGAGGAATCCGGTCACAAAATTGATGAAAAATTCTGGCTATGGAGAAGAGTATATTTACCCCCATGAGACAGGTGGCTTCGTGAAAAGAAGTTATATGCCTGACGAGCTAAGCAGAATTAAAATATACACTCCAAAATCTATCGGCAAAGAAGAAAATATCAAAAAGAGGCTTGAAGAACTCTGGGGAAAGGAAAAGTATTCGAAGGGGGAAGATGATGAAGAAGGTTAG
- a CDS encoding acetamidase/formamidase family protein, with amino-acid sequence MMKKVSSTNLVYAFSSSMSPVLEVASGDQIVFETIDALGGQIKFEGDVINLDFSKVNPATGPVFIKGAMPGNTLKVKILKIDLAEEGVIVCEEGFGVFPELVKGFKAKMLRIKDGFVRFDKLSIPANPMIGVIGVAPENGHFTTGTAYKHGGNMDTKYVKTGSAVYLPIFQPGACLALGDVHAAMADGEVCVSACEVCANVTVEVELINYEIEWPLIETESGFFIVVSMGTVEEALKEVTYQAVKFLSRKLNLSMNSAYMLASLVVDIQISQLVDPNKTVRAYIPKYLFDGKGEIM; translated from the coding sequence ATGATGAAGAAGGTTAGTTCAACAAATCTTGTTTATGCGTTCTCATCCTCAATGAGCCCTGTCTTGGAAGTTGCTTCTGGTGATCAGATTGTTTTTGAAACTATAGACGCACTGGGTGGGCAAATCAAATTCGAAGGTGATGTAATCAATTTGGATTTTTCAAAAGTTAATCCTGCAACTGGTCCTGTTTTTATAAAAGGAGCGATGCCTGGAAATACTCTTAAGGTAAAAATATTAAAGATAGATTTGGCAGAAGAAGGTGTGATAGTTTGCGAGGAAGGTTTCGGGGTTTTTCCGGAACTGGTAAAAGGTTTCAAAGCTAAAATGCTTCGTATAAAAGATGGGTTTGTTAGATTTGATAAGCTGAGTATTCCCGCCAATCCAATGATAGGTGTTATAGGCGTTGCTCCGGAAAACGGGCATTTTACCACAGGTACTGCGTACAAACATGGTGGCAATATGGACACTAAGTATGTGAAAACCGGGAGTGCAGTTTACTTACCAATTTTCCAGCCCGGTGCCTGTTTGGCTCTTGGAGATGTTCACGCTGCAATGGCTGATGGAGAAGTCTGTGTTTCTGCTTGCGAAGTTTGTGCAAATGTGACAGTTGAGGTAGAACTGATCAATTATGAAATAGAATGGCCATTAATTGAGACAGAGAGTGGTTTTTTCATAGTTGTCTCTATGGGAACAGTTGAAGAAGCCTTAAAAGAAGTTACGTACCAGGCAGTAAAGTTTTTAAGTAGAAAATTAAATCTTTCTATGAACTCGGCTTATATGCTTGCAAGTCTTGTAGTTGATATACAAATAAGCCAGCTTGTAGATCCGAACAAAACGGTACGTGCATACATACCAAAATACCTCTTTGATGGGAAAGGAGAAATTATGTGA